The following proteins are co-located in the Hydrogenophaga sp. RAC07 genome:
- a CDS encoding DUF2784 domain-containing protein: MTPTQALWLADAILALHMGIVLFVVGLLPLVLLGGALGWRWVRHFGLRLTHLALMVFIAAQAWLGQLCPLTVWEQDLRRLAGQSGYRESFIEHWLSRLLYWEAPWWVFVAGYTGFAVAVGVAWWGVRPLKPGEPARSSLFDAQHDRTDH; encoded by the coding sequence ATGACACCCACCCAAGCCCTGTGGCTCGCCGACGCCATCCTGGCGCTGCACATGGGCATCGTGCTCTTCGTGGTCGGCCTGCTGCCCCTCGTCTTGCTCGGCGGTGCCCTGGGCTGGCGCTGGGTGCGCCACTTCGGCCTGCGCCTCACCCACCTGGCCCTGATGGTCTTCATCGCCGCCCAGGCCTGGCTCGGCCAGCTCTGCCCCCTGACCGTGTGGGAACAAGACCTGCGCCGCCTCGCCGGCCAAAGCGGCTACCGCGAAAGCTTCATCGAGCACTGGCTGTCACGCCTGCTGTACTGGGAGGCGCCCTGGTGGGTGTTTGTGGCGGGGTACACGGGGTTTGCGGTGGCGGTGGGGGTGGCTTGGTGGGGGGTGAGGCCACTTAAACCCGGGGAACCTGCCCGGAGTTCACTGTTCGATGCACAACATGACCGAACAGACCATTGA
- a CDS encoding very short patch repair endonuclease — protein MELNKLVHGMGFRYRLHRKDLPGSPDLVFPRMKKVTFVHGCFWHRHPGCRFAYTPKSNAQFWLNKLEGNTRRDALALAALVALGWQFLIVWECEVCDLPQLTRKLRSFLEADHC, from the coding sequence GTGGAACTCAACAAGCTTGTGCACGGAATGGGCTTCAGGTATCGCTTGCACCGAAAGGATTTGCCAGGTTCGCCGGATCTTGTTTTTCCGCGAATGAAGAAGGTGACTTTCGTGCATGGCTGTTTCTGGCATCGGCATCCTGGTTGCAGGTTTGCCTACACCCCGAAGTCGAATGCGCAGTTCTGGCTGAATAAGTTGGAGGGCAACACGCGGCGCGATGCATTGGCTTTGGCAGCGCTGGTTGCCCTGGGATGGCAGTTTCTGATCGTTTGGGAGTGCGAGGTTTGCGATCTGCCTCAGCTGACCCGGAAGCTGAGGTCGTTCCTGGAGGCAGATCACTGCTGA